The window TCACGGCCCCTTTTGTCTTTTGATCCAGTAAGTATAGTTTTATTTCATTGagtatgcttttgttttctttgtgtgacTATTGCATTTAGTTTTGtatgtaaaattatattttttctttgtagacaTTTGACAAGGAGCCACACTATGCCCTCCTAAAAGAATTGTTTATTCAGGTCAGTCTATAATTCTGCTCTCCAGTGTTTCTTCCTCATTGGAAATCTTTTTTGgcaacatatttaaaaatctcaagtgtttttttaagtagtaGTTTTACACTTCCGAACTTGCAAAAAATCTTCAAAGGATTAGGGTCGTGTGCTTAAAATCATTGGGACTCTTGTTCTTGAGTTTTGAAATGTAACCTGGGATCAGGATCttagtaaattaaaatgaattaaaaatgagcTGTTTATATTTGGCCTTTTAAATTACAGATATTTAGAAATGCTGCCTTTTATTACAGATATTTAGTACACCACAGTATCACCCCAAAAGCCAGCCTTTTGTGGATCATGTTTTCACCTTCACCATTACGGATGAGAGGATCTGGTTTCGGAATTACCAGGTTAGTGGTCTCTTTTAGCTCATCGAGGGGAGCTCAGTGGAGTAATGTCATATCAAATCCATTAATTAcaataaaatgagaagaatCATTATTATCAGGATATGCCAACACCTAGTGCTTGCACAAGGTAATTCCAGTGTCCTAAAATGACTTACCTTCTCCCATATCTCTGGAAAGAGCTGGTTTAAGTTCTGTGTACTTCAGCTTGCAGTTCTGTTGTGATTCTGTGATGGTTGTCCTGGTAACGGGAAGTACTAGCCAAAGCCTAAGCTTTGCTTGCCTTTTAACCTTACTTGCTGCTTTGACCCAAAGTATGCTGCAGCTTACTTTCTAAAGGAGGAATTCACAAATACCTAGTACTCCCAGAGTGCTTGCTTGAACCTAAAAGTACTGCTTTATATACAGAATTGTGTTTATACAAGTCTAGCTTATCGGCTTCAGTGGCATTGTATCTCGGATTTAAGTTCAGTTGTACAGCACTGTATGCAAGGTGCCTACGAGGTCATGCACTTTGATTCGATCCATGAGAAATGactaaattattctttttactgCAGATAATAGAAGAAGATGCATCTCTAGTAGAAATTGGGCCTCGCTTTGTCCTGAACCTCATAAAAATCTTCCAAGGTAGCTTTGGAGGACCAACTCTGTATGAAAATCCCCATTACCAGTCCCCAAATATGGTAAGCAGCTTTGTCTTTGTCTTCCCTTTCATTTAGCAACTAAATTGAAAACTGATTTTGCAGTCTGTCTGTGCAGGAGAATCATGTATGCCTTTCCCTGGGACCCTTTGTAGAAGAAAGTGCCCCAACTGATCACAATTTCAGAACAGAGTAATTTTGTAAAAATGGAATGAATGTAAAATTCATGTCACTGAAAATATGGCATTACACTGAGGATTTTGTCAATTAGGCAGAGAAATTACCACCTGTTTCTTTAATACCTGATTTCTTCCATCTTGCTTATTTGAAACCTGATGTAATTTATATTCTAATTTTTGTAGCATCGACGGCTGATAAGATTGTCAGTGGCAGCTAAGTTTAGAGAGAAACAGCAAGTGAAGGAAGTacaaaagattaagaaaaaagggAGCAAGGCGCTTATTGAAGACGACCCCACTGAAGTGGTCTTTGAAACTCCAGCTGAAGAAAAGCCAGTGGAAATACAGCTCGTGAAACCAGAGTCAAAACCAATtgttaaagataaaaagaagCCACGCAAAATTcagaggaagaagcaaaaaaagcttttcagaacTGAAGCATCAGCATAAATGTTACAAGTGATGAAACTAGCTATATTGACATAATATTGTAAATActtgtttttacagaaaaaactaACTGGACTTCAGTTTTAAGTAAACAAAGTATCAATTTCTTTATTAGGATTGAGTTTGcactcttttgttttcttcctctctttggGAGAATTCTTGGTTTTGAAAAACATGGGAACAGGGAAGGGGGAATAAGACACTCCAAATACCTCTGCTTTTGAGAATTGGCCTCTTGCACTTGAATACCTCTGGGAAGCAACTCACTGTAACATCtacaaggaataaaaataagtgGGTAGTCATCGGTGCTCATCATGAACTGGAATTCAAAAGTCAGCTTTCCTAGTCTGACAGCAgtagaaaatagttttaaaagttttaactTGGTAGGAATTCTGTCTTGGGGAGcggtgttaatttttttctcctcataaTCCCTAGGGAATGAAAAGGTTTATAGccttttaattgcttttttttattaatagtaAAAAAGCTGCTACTTCTGCCTGTAGTAGCTCCTGTTATCTAATCAGGTTCTTAGGACCTGAAGCATAGCTATGGGGGAGAAACAGGCTAATTTAGGATACTAGCCCTTAATACCGAGTTCATTGCAAGTTCCCTAAAGGCAAGAGGTACATGCTACCTGTGActggtgtgagagactgaaagagttaatgtctcaaacattgaGATAGGGCAAGTTCTGCCTAACTACGAAGGGCAGGTGAGAAGCCCATCAGCACCTGTTGGCACAGGACATCAGGAGCTGGACAGGGAGGCTGTGCCGGAGGGTGCGCAGTTCCCTGTTCCGAcgtgctgagcagggcagctcactgtgcatggccaaagatcGAACAAgggtcatgtctgcagggaaagggaagttactccccaaatgacccccaagaccaccgacccatttcccaaaggttcaGAAAGCACAAACCATGCATGACACCTAATCAGCCTGatgagtttgagtgcctgcctgaaggaggggcaaggagatgataaaaggacacaaactgaagccccatgtgTGCCCcccctccagaactggacccctcagctggaccaatgctggatccaggactggtgaaatctttctcttttcctctctctgtctcgctctctctttttccttttctgtaatccctacacctcatccctttagacataaaactGCTGACCAAGCCTGGGACTAGcagtggatccagccacccctgggtccttctctgaggaggagtctagaaagcaagggggtctgctctgaaccttgtgacccaacaggagggatctccttcttccctgaactgagGTATATGGTTACCACAGGTTACACAGATCACTGAGGTCActccatgccaattcctgttgagaGAATCCCTGCCACCTGCTGTTAACaccttccaagttcagtttgcttctgctgtgaatacaatgtttaactgatcatttggtgtcatttcaccttcaTTTAGCTGGGGGGAATTCCAAACTCACCACATCCCCTCactggtctgtccagcccgggtAGCGACAATTGGGTATCAAAAGCATACGCCTATAGTAGCCTGAAATGGAACTGCCTGTGATTCACTGTTACAGCGACAGTGCTTAAAAGCACAGAATTCTACGCACTTATATGtgcaaaaaactttttttttttttacaaaatcgCTGTCCTCTTGGTTCAATTATATGTGTTGTTGAGGTcttgtttttcaaagcagagtGAGTCCATATAGATTTTTCCATATAAAATTGGCAAATAAGCTTCCAATATTGCTTAAAAGCCTTTACAACAAAAAGCCTGCATTTTGCTCATGGATAATGCCTGTACTTTAAATGCAGCCGTGTTCATTGCACACAGATGAGCAGCAGAAAGTCCAGAGTCTGGTTCACTGTAGTTCTTGCCCGCTGTCTGACAGTTGACATTGCCTCAGAGCTGCAGCATGAGGTCAGCTTTAATTTGAGGCtgtattttcatgaaactttTAGGAAATTATTGCCTGCAAGTCTGCCCTTTTTCCAGATGCAGTTAAATGAGTCACTATGTTCTTAAGTTACTAGCTGGGGAAAGGAGTGTACAACTATTCTCTCACAGAAAGTGAGAGGCATCAGCCTCTAACCACACCAAACAATTTAAACCATAATTTGCTCTGAGTTTCTCTATAGTGCTCAGCAAAACTCTGATTCCAAGAAACTTTTCTTGACTGATCTTAGCAAATAGTTTAAGACCTCTCTGGAACTCTTTCTTCATTACCTTGCTTAATCTGCTTTGCAGTTCCAGACCTCATGACCTGGTTCTTCCACCGATTCTATTCCTGTCTCCCTGTCCACTCCCCGAGCTTCCCTGTGTTTCAAGGTCTTGCTCGTGCCCTGTTCCTATTTGGTTCCTCTGTTCGTTTCACCTCTGGCATATTGGTGCTCAACAGCCACAGTGGCTCTGAGGTGCACCTGTTCCACCGTGGCCTTACCCATGGGCCACAGTGCCGTCAGAGAGatacctgctccagcgtggcctTACCCATGGCCACAGTCCCTCCAGCGGTGTACCCCCTCTGTCGCGGGCCCATCCATCACCACATGTTTTGAGTTGCTCCCGCACGACCTCATGCAGAGCCACCGATGCTTCAGGGTGCACCTGCCACAGCACGGACTTGTCcacagccacagatgcttcAAGGTGTACCTTCTCCAGCATGGACTTATCTTTGGGCCACAATCCCTCCAGAGGTATACCTGCTGCGGCACAGACATCACCATGGCCACAGATGCTTCGAGATgtacctgctctggcgtggacTCATCCACGGCCACAGACGCTTCAGGGTGTCCTGCTCCCATGTGGACTCATCCACAGGTCACAGTCCCTTCGACTCGAGTTCACACTGgagttccagcctgtccagcacagcagcacaggaacaGCTGGCCATCTGCCACCCTAGCTGCATCGCCAGTGCTGTCAccaaaatgttcccaggcacagtAAAGATGacaagcagctcagcagcacagcaagcagcgaaggcaaaaagcagccactaacGAGCACTAGACTCTAATATACAGTAAGGCAAGCAAGCCCCATGGCAAGCACAGAGGCCTGCCGATTAATAGCTAAACAGCAGTAACAGCTATAAATTCCACCTGGCACATTCCAGTCAAATCTGGTGTTATCTCGAACACTTTGAGCCCCATGctgggcgccaaaaaggactgttgtggtttaaacccagccagcaactaaggaccacgcagctgctcgctcactgcccCCAcattgggatgggggagaggatcgGAAGggtaaaaacaagaaaactcgtgggctgagataaagatggtttaataggtaaagcaaaagccgtgcacgcaagcaaagcaaaacatggAATTCGTCCACTGCTTCCcttgggcaggcaggtgttcagccatctccaggaaagcagggctccatcacacgtaacggtgacttgggaagacgAACGCCATCCCTCCGATCGTCCCCCCAGCTTTGTATGCTGAGTGTGttgtcctatggtctggaatacccctctggtcagttggggtcagctgtcccagctgtgtcgtccccccccaactccttgtgcccccccagcctgctcgctggtggggaggggtgaggagcagaaaaggccttgactctgggtaagcactgctcagctgtaacaaaaacatccctgtgttatcaacactgttctcAGCAAGAATCCAAAACAGCGCCATACGGGgcactatgaagaaaattaactcagcCCCAGCCAAAACAAGCACACGGACCTCCATTCCATGTCCTCGTGTCCTgttgctggtcaccagagagaggagatcagcacctccccctccaCTGCCCGCCACCCCCCCAACCGGCGAGGAAGGTGCGGGCGGCCATCAGggcacccctcagccttctcttctccaagccgAGCCAGGCAAGTGACCTCGGGCGCTTGAGTCTTGCCCTCGAGGCCTTCCACCaccttggttgccctcctctgggcACACTCGAACggtttgatgtccttcttacaCTGAGGCGCCCAAAACGGCACACGGGGCTCGAGGTGGGGCCGCGCCAGTGCGGTGTAGAGTGGGACAACCACCTCCCTCGAACAGCCAGCCGTGCTGGGCTTGATGCACCCCGGGACACGGCGGGCCCTTGCGGGGGCTGGGGCACGCTGTTGAGTCAActcaacttgccatcaaccccAACCCCCGGGCCTCGCCGTCTAATCCAAAGCTCAGTTCAGGCAGCGCCAACCGACAGCACATCTCGCCTAGAGGAAAAGGTGGCTTGGGCCAGACCTGAGATCTCTGAGGAGCACAGGCgtcaatcccccccccccccaaagttaAGACTGATAACCTGAGAGGCGGGAGCCGCCTCGGCTGCACCTCCCAGCTGCCGAGCTTTCACAGAAATCCTAGCTCGAGGCATTGGGGTTATTTGACCTCGGGCGCCGGTAAGACCAAACCCGGCGGCAGGGTCGGGGACAGCGGCCTCCCCGTGCCTTCCCCTGCAGCTCCGCTCGGGCAGAGCCCGCAGGGCTgcgtggggaggagggaggcagcgcTCCGCCATCCTCCGCCGCGGccctgcccccgccccgccgcggcctgCAGCCCGCggggcccgccccgccgcgccgcccgcccagCTCCTCCCGGCGGGAGGCGGTCTCGGCGGCGGCCCGGTCTCCGGATGGCTGTACCGCCGCCGACCCCGCCTCCGCCGGTCCCGCCTCCGCCCGCTACCTTCGTAgcgccggccggccggccggcacTTCTCCCCACGCGGGAACCGTCGCCATGAGGTGTTACTACGAGGTGCTGGGGGTGAAACGCGACGCCGCCGAGGAGGAGCTGAAGCGGGCGTACCGTCGGCTGGCGCTGCGCTGGCACCCAGGTAGGATCGCGACGCTCGGTCTccgcgggcccggcccggccgcagGCCGGAGGAGGGAGCCCGGCCTGCCTCCGCCTGGCTTGGTCGTCgtcccccccgcccgccccgggctgcagggggagaaGCCGCTTCTCCCCGCGGGCGGCGCTCCGCCGGTGCCGCGCGGGCTGAGCCGCTCCGGCTCCGTCGCGGGCGGGTGGGCGGGTGCGGCGGCGGGGAGAGGGCAGCGGGGCCGGAGGCAGCGCCCGCTCAGCGCCGCGGCAGCGCTGGGCGCTTGCTGCGCCTCGCCGGGGGTCTCGGAGGGCGGCGTGGGGGGGTGCTGCCGTCGCGCCCCGGGTGGTTCACGGTTCCACGAACTCGCCCTCCAGATAAAAACCCGGAGAAcgcggaggaggcggcggagCAGTTCAAGTTAATCCAGGCGGCGTACGACGTTCTCAGCGACCCGCAGGAAAGAGCCTGGTGAGCGGTCTTTACCTGCTGGCGGCCTGGAACAGACTTCACGAGTGCTGCCTCAGCCGGGACGTAGAATTGGCTTCTGGCTGGGCCTCGCCGCCAGTCGGCACGGGCCTCTGCGGCGGCAGCGGCCGCTCCGCCCCGGGCTGTGGGGGGCTTGGGAGCCGTGCGGCCGCCCCGGGGAGGCGCAGCCGGGCGCCCGCGGCCGCCGCGCCCTGTCCCGGGGGTGGCGGTGGTGGGCTgggcgcggagcgggggggAGGCTCGGGGGACACGGCGGTGTCGGCCTCTGTGCCTTCCTTCCGCcccggggcgggaggcggcgcgGCCGTTCGCGTGGGTATTCCCtgcggccgcggccccgccgcggctcCGCGGGGAAGGAAGGGCCAGCGGCGCACGGGGTGCCGGCGGGGCTTCGGTGCGCTGCTGGTTGTGGCAGAGGGCGAGCCGTGGTGACGGGCACAGAGCCTGTAAGGTGGCGTCCGGAACAGTCCGGATTCGAAATACACACCTCTCCCGAACTGCTACGTTGAATGTTCTGCGTAGCCTGTTTTTCAAATGGGCCGAGGCATCCACCGGGTTATGCAGCCAAAACCACCTGCACTAAGTTTGTCCTCCTTGAGAGGGACGTACCGTTTTTAAGTTCCTAGGTGCttctcctgggtttttttttgtgcgTGTGAACATCGGATGAGTGAAATGATGTCCTACCCGTTTCCGAAAGCTTATTGAAGTGCCTTGCTGAAATGTGTTTGCTGGCTGCCCCTTAAGAAGTTGCTGCTATAGATATTGCAGATAAAGTAATAGGGAGTAAACTGAAGGTCCGGCGGGAAGATTTACTGAGCccgtctttttttttccctctctgaaGACTTTGCTTGTGAGACACAAATTCCAGACACTAGGCTAAGGTATACACTGAGGTGATACGTGTACTGTGGTAGCTTACCAGCGCTGGGGGATGTTCTGTGTCTCTACATCACTGATACCGTGAATTTTTGCTAGGTATGATAGTCACAGGGAGGCTCTGCTGAAAGGAGGACTTGATGGAGAATGTAAAGATGATACGTTAGATCTGCTGCAGTACTTCACTGTTAGCTGTTACTCGGGATATGGAGATGATGAAAAGGTAATGAATGAACTCACCTTTAATGAATCCATTTAAATTTCATGAAAAGTGTTGGCATTCTTTTCGTGTTGAAAAGCTATGTGTGGAATTGTTGAGCGTAGGTAGTAATAATGCTTACACAAATCTTTCTAAGACAAAACTTATGCTGGATGCTTAGGGAAGCTTCCACTCCTGCTTATTTATTGTCCAACAATTACTTAGTCATGATTTCCAACTATACCATACAGCTACAGAG is drawn from Haliaeetus albicilla chromosome Z, bHalAlb1.1, whole genome shotgun sequence and contains these coding sequences:
- the BRIX1 gene encoding ribosome biogenesis protein BRX1 homolog, with amino-acid sequence MAAAKRKRDAPAARPKKRAKGAPSAPEPDAEPGPAGAEYSIPPPVSQGKWKNKERVLIFSSRGINFRTRHLMQDLRTLMPHSKADTKMDRKDQLFVINEVCEMKNCNKCIFFEAKKKQDLYMWLSNTPQGPSAKFLVQNVHTLAELKMTGNCLRGSRPLLSFDPTFDKEPHYALLKELFIQIFSTPQYHPKSQPFVDHVFTFTITDERIWFRNYQIIEEDASLVEIGPRFVLNLIKIFQGSFGGPTLYENPHYQSPNMHRRLIRLSVAAKFREKQQVKEVQKIKKKGSKALIEDDPTEVVFETPAEEKPVEIQLVKPESKPIVKDKKKPRKIQRKKQKKLFRTEASA